A stretch of DNA from Nitrospira sp. KM1:
TCGAACCGATCAAGGTCGGTTTCGGCAAAGCAGCAAACTGCTGACCAGACGAAGCAGAAACTCATCAGGGTAAGAAACCCGTGCAGGCGAACCATTGGAATGCCATACTGATGGATCATCAGGAGATGTGAACCAATCGCATGACTACCGGTCCTTCATTCGCCCGCGCATCTCATACATCATCTCCTCCAGGTCCGCTTCCGCTTTCGCGCGGTCGTTGATCAATCGGTCCAGATTGTACGGACGAGGTGGACCGAGTTCTTTGACGTCTTGCTTCTGAAGAATGTCGCCTTGACCATTTGGAGACTGATCCGGTTTCGCTGTGGGGCCGGTCGGCGGCCGTGGTATAGCTCGCGTGGAGATTGGCGGCTCACCCGAAGCGTGTGTGTGAGCCGGGGAAGCTGGCCCAACTTTGACCGACGGGGAATCGACCCCCTGTTGCTGCATCCAGCTGGCCGCCACGCTGGATTTGAGTGAAAAGCTGATGCTCGCGATTGGAAGTCCGTCCGGCGCGATACGGGCGATCGCGGTATTCACTCCGACCATGTGCCCTTCGCTGTCTAGCAGCGGTCCGCCACTGTTCCCTCGATTGAGCCCCGTCTCGGTTTGGAAAACGTTCTTGCCTTTGACTCCATTGAAATTATCGACCTCCGCGCTGATCACTCCGGTGGTCAATGTCCATAGCCCGCCCTGCTCCGGATGACCAATGGCCACCACACGATCGCCGATCCGCGATTGTTCTGATTCGCTCAATTGCACAACGGGCAGCGGTTGCATGACGCCGTCGAGTTTGAGCAGCGCCAGATCGAGCGGCTGGGAGAAGGAGACGACACGTGCGCGTACCATGCGAGAGAGATCCGTGTTGTGGTCACCGGTCACCCGTGCTGGCTTGAGAAATACGGACAGCCGCGGGAAAGGCTTCGTTGTCTGCTCGTCGATCACAACATGCGCATTCGTCAGCACGTAGCCGTCGGCGCGGATGATCGTTCCGGTCCCGGCGCTCCCCCTTCGCCCTCCGTCCGGATAGCCCATGACCATGACCACAGCCGGCGAGTCCTGCTCATAAATTTCTCTCGGTGAGAGTTCTTTGGCAAATACGTCACTGGGAAAGGAACCTACGAGCAGGAGAGCGATCGCCCACGAGAGTCCAAGCTTCACATGCTCCTCCTTCAGTGCGACGATCGTGTTGTGAGGTCGCCTATTATACGTTGGAAGGCGAAAGGGAGCTAGGCGACACATTCCCCTTCGCTATTCCGAACTTGCGAGGCGCGTTCGGCGAAGGTCAGGCCGAATAGCCATTTGTCATCTATCCACGAGTTCTTCAGGCGATTGCTTCACGAGGCCCCAGTGCGCGAGCGATTGTTAACGCGTGAGAGCCATGAGCACCAGAGCAGGACAGCCGAGCTTCCATTCCCAAGACGGCTTCCTCTGCACCATAGCGGGCGAGATCGGCGGCTCTCTAATACCCTCGACTCGCAAGCCCGCTCCTTCCGCCGCCTCAACGAGACTTTTAACCTCGTGAATGTGCCCGTGAATGCGAGCCGCCCCAAGGCGAGTGTCCACTTCGATATCTGCGCCGGTCAGACGCTGCATATCTGGATGTACTCCGCTCACCACGGCCCTGCCGTCTCGTCTCAGTGCGGAGGCCACCTGATCGAAGAACTGACTTGGGGAGGCCACATGATCGAGCACGAGTCCGGACATCACACGGTCGAAGCTGTTGGGCTGAAACGGGAGATCCGTCACAGACGATTGGACCCACCAAATATCCTCCCGGTGGCACACGTCCTGCTGTGCCCGAGCCATCATGCATCGAGACAGATCGATGGCCGCAATGCGATACCTATGCGAGTTGAGCTGTCGAAGATACCTACCTGTGCCGCATCCGAGATCGAGAATTCGGCAGCCTGGAAACGGTTTCAACTGCTCCATCAAAAACGGTTCATCGAGCCAGGTCGACGGATCCTCATCATCATACGACGAGGCCCACAGGTCATATCCGGTCTTGATTCCTCCATCGTCAAGAGTTTCCGCCATGCCGCCCCTTTCGTACGACAGTGACTCGCCCATCATATCATTCAGAACCATATGGCCGCCGCACCTCAAACTTTAGACATCGTCTCATACCCGTATTTCCCTCTCCTGGAACCGGATGGGATGCCACTCTTCCGACAACGAATACAATGACAATCAAACTGGCGTCGCGACATGCGGTGCTCGGCAGATGCGCGCCAGCAATCCCATCCTTGTGCGCATTGCAAGGAAGGTGGTTAACGGCGAATTAGTGACGTGAATTGAGTTCTGACCTTAGTGTCTTGTCAGGTCGTCGATGCGCATGTATCTGCCACTTTTGGATCAACTCCCCGTACAGCATTTCGCAGGATCGGACCATTTCGTCGATGTGAAACTCGCGCGGGAACTCGCCTGGTTGCGGACGGTCCGGCAGTGAGCTAATCAGTTGATCCACCGTATTGATCAGCTCCTTCGACAAACCGTCCACATCACCCACCCTCGCGACTCTTGCCTGCTGATATCCCTTCAGGGCGTCTACTGTCCCCCCGACATCGCTCGCGACAATTGGAAGTCCCGATGCCCGTGCTTCTAAAATTACGCGAGGCAGACCTTCCCAATGCGACGTCAACAAGAACACATCCATCGCTCGCATCACGTCAGGAATATCGCGCCGCCAGCCTGCCAGATGAATACGGTTCTCAAGCCCCGCTTCACGGATACGCGATTCGACGGCCGACCGCAGTTCGCCGTCCCCGATCAGCACGAACC
This window harbors:
- a CDS encoding S1C family serine protease; this translates as MKLGLSWAIALLLVGSFPSDVFAKELSPREIYEQDSPAVVMVMGYPDGGRRGSAGTGTIIRADGYVLTNAHVVIDEQTTKPFPRLSVFLKPARVTGDHNTDLSRMVRARVVSFSQPLDLALLKLDGVMQPLPVVQLSESEQSRIGDRVVAIGHPEQGGLWTLTTGVISAEVDNFNGVKGKNVFQTETGLNRGNSGGPLLDSEGHMVGVNTAIARIAPDGLPIASISFSLKSSVAASWMQQQGVDSPSVKVGPASPAHTHASGEPPISTRAIPRPPTGPTAKPDQSPNGQGDILQKQDVKELGPPRPYNLDRLINDRAKAEADLEEMMYEMRGRMKDR
- a CDS encoding class I SAM-dependent methyltransferase — translated: MAETLDDGGIKTGYDLWASSYDDEDPSTWLDEPFLMEQLKPFPGCRILDLGCGTGRYLRQLNSHRYRIAAIDLSRCMMARAQQDVCHREDIWWVQSSVTDLPFQPNSFDRVMSGLVLDHVASPSQFFDQVASALRRDGRAVVSGVHPDMQRLTGADIEVDTRLGAARIHGHIHEVKSLVEAAEGAGLRVEGIREPPISPAMVQRKPSWEWKLGCPALVLMALTR